One genomic region from Ruficoccus amylovorans encodes:
- a CDS encoding RecB family exonuclease, with translation MIQPLEQPHGNGQRPSTNGLLDHLSASTVKLYLTCPLKFWFKKVLCLPEPSSPSLHLGKAVHAALQCFHRARWRGEAHDWPTVQQAFTDAFDDPTEATVYPNVDTRQANRDKGMKLVEAYLDSAHGKMTELPLGVEVLLEEDLPVLPSPVLGYIDLVRPGNVPVDYKTCASTPDVALEAFQHEVQLTLYQLLIESATNEAVSGRELVFLVKTKTPKVIVHRLPAATEREKQRVLDIALAAMDGIYHERFHPQPGMHCAWCSFRGECAKWTGGER, from the coding sequence ATGATCCAGCCACTTGAACAGCCTCATGGCAACGGCCAGCGTCCGTCCACCAACGGCCTGCTGGACCACCTCTCCGCGAGCACGGTTAAACTCTACCTGACCTGCCCGCTGAAGTTCTGGTTCAAAAAGGTGCTGTGCTTGCCCGAGCCATCCTCACCGAGCCTGCACCTGGGCAAGGCCGTTCACGCGGCCTTGCAGTGCTTCCACCGGGCCCGATGGCGCGGGGAGGCTCACGACTGGCCCACTGTTCAACAGGCGTTTACGGACGCCTTTGATGATCCGACGGAAGCCACTGTGTATCCAAATGTGGATACGCGACAGGCCAATCGCGACAAGGGCATGAAGCTGGTCGAAGCTTACCTCGACTCCGCGCACGGGAAGATGACCGAACTTCCCCTCGGGGTTGAAGTGCTCCTGGAGGAAGACCTCCCGGTCCTGCCCAGTCCGGTCCTTGGGTACATTGACCTGGTGCGTCCGGGCAATGTGCCGGTCGATTACAAGACCTGCGCGAGCACGCCCGATGTCGCACTCGAAGCCTTCCAGCACGAGGTTCAGTTGACGCTGTACCAGTTGCTGATCGAGTCGGCTACGAACGAGGCGGTCTCCGGACGCGAACTGGTTTTTCTGGTAAAAACCAAGACGCCGAAGGTTATCGTGCACCGTCTGCCTGCGGCCACCGAGCGGGAAAAGCAACGGGTACTGGACATTGCCCTGGCGGCGATGGACGGCATCTACCACGAGCGCTTTCACCCTCAACCGGGCATGCACTGCGCCTGGTGCAGCTTCCGGGGTGAGTGCGCGAAATGGACGGGAGGCGAGCGATGA